Part of the Rhineura floridana isolate rRhiFlo1 chromosome 8, rRhiFlo1.hap2, whole genome shotgun sequence genome is shown below.
TTCCCGCCTCAAATCTGGATAGGGATGCAGTCTCCACTTTCCTCAGTGGCTGCCTGCTCCTCCACCTTCCCGCCCATCCAGTTCTCCAAGATCCTTCCCTATAGCTGACTGGATACGGATCATAGCAGCCTgcgtcttctctctctctcttttctaggAGATCCATGGATCCGGATCCACTATGAAAACCCAGAGCTGAGTGATGCTGACCGACGCAACCTGCAGGGGGCCCTGATCCTGGAAGATTCTGAGCCCTTTGCTCCTGGCTCAAAAGTGGCGAAGACGATTCTCCCACAAAAAGTGACTGGCTTGGTGGTGGAGGTGGGGGTTAGATAAACAGCAGCAGGGCTTGGGGGACTAAACAGGGTCACCCCACCGGCCactgtccctgctttttaaaatcaactcgtttgaaatgtggtgttggaggagagctttgcacatactatggactgcgaaaaagacaaataattgggtgttagaacaaattaaaccagaactgtcacttgaagccaaaatgatgaaacggaggttatcctactttggacacataatgagaagacatgattcactagaaaagacaataatgctgggaaaaacagcagggagtagaaaaagaggaaggccaaacaagagatggattgattccataaaggaagccacagacctgaccttataaGATCTGATCagagtggttcatggcagatgctcttggaggtccttgattcatagggtcgccataagtcgtagtcgacttgaaggctcataacaacaacaacaaacagactTGGAATGGGCAGCACTTAATCTTTGACTGAACTCATAAGCCAGGATGTGAAAATCTGATTTTTTCAATATCCCACCTGCACTTTCCCTTAGACAGATGGCAAAAAGCACATTTTGTTGTTGCCAAATTTAAGTTGCCAAAATCACATGAAACCGGGTGTAGAGGGAACATTTGTAGGGAAGAATTTGGGGGCAATGCAGAGGGTTTATTTGTCATCTTTCAACTCCGCTTAGGAGACTTTCAACCCTCTGGTATTTAGATAACACTAAGATATCAGCTAACTAGGTGATATAAGGTCTGTTGTGACAATAAAATGAGCCTCCTGAGCTTCACTGCGGGTTCTGAcagattctttaaaaaataaaaactagtTTATTTCAAAATACTGTATGAGAACatagaacaggggtagccaaggtggcgccctccagatgttttggactacaaaacaGCCTcattcagcatggccaatggccagggatggtgagagttgtaatccaaaatgtctggcgggcaccaggttggaggaggCTGGGCTAGGTTGCGACAGGAGGCTTATCCTGTCTGCTAGGACCGTTAGACAAAAAAGGGTTGGCAGGTAAGGAAAagcccctctccccccaaaaaagactgcCACAGGGCCCGAAAGGTCTTCTGAACCCAGTCACTTTAGCATGTTGGGTGTCCAACCCGGGGTGCAAAtgttaaataaaaaagcaattctgacagaTCTGAGCATATCATGTTTTCTCAGGTTAAATAATCTTTTAAGAAAGAGAGTTTTAAATCTTTCAAAGAGAGAGTGGTGCGAAGAGTTTGGTCTGCTTGTCAAGGGGAAGGGGAGGCTGTTTCTCTTGAAGCACTGGCGCCCCCTTCTGGGTAACCAACCCACTGCGCCGCCTTTCCACCACCAGCCACTTAGGATGGAAGGCTTGCTTGTGGCCAGCCTGCCTCTGTGCTCTCATCCCATAACACATGCACTTGGGTTTGCACTATTGATTAATCCACCAAAATAAATTATTCCACAGGTCCTGGTTATTATTGCACAATTCTTTCTCAGGAGGAGCAGGCAAAGGTCAAAATGGTGGAGTCCCTGCTTTCAGGCCgaggatcccaggttcagtcttccTTGTCATCTCCAGCTAAAAGCAGATTTTCTAgaggggctgggaaaggctcctctcTGCCCGAGAtgtaggagagctgctgccggtcagagtagaccCCACTGGGTGAGATAATGGGAGAGGTGTGGAGGGTTGGTTTGGTCAGAGTCAGCTACGAGTGGCCCAAACTGATGGCAGAGCATGAAGGCCAGATTTCTGGAGGCGGGGGGAAGAGGGGTGCTCCAAAAGGGAGCTCACTTTCCTGGCACCCCAGATTTGGCTTTCAAGAAATGCTACCTGGCTTATTCTGCTCCATACTGACACTCTCCAGCTGTGCCTTCCTTCCATGCCAGAGGTTGCTGGGGCTGGAAGTCACCTTGACCTCCCCGAGGGAGGTGTGGTCTTTCTTTGTTcccaaaaagaacataagaagagcctgctggatcatgcccaactagtccagcctcctgtcctctcagtggccaaccagttgcccatgggaagcccacaagcagaacctgagcgcaacagcaacactCGCCCCTCTTGGGGTTcccactatggaggcagagcatagccatcctggctagtagccattgatagccttttcctccatgaatttgcctaatcctcttttaaagccatccaagctggtggccatcactgcctcttgtgggagcaaatctcatagtttaattatgcgccgcatgaaggactttcttttctctgtcctgaatcttccaaccttcagcttcaatggatgcccacgagttctagtgttaatgagagagggggggaagcttttctctatccactttctccatatcatgcataattttacgcacttctgtcatgccacctctgactcgccttttctctaaactaaaaatgtaaatgtactgccttcaagtcaattccgacttatggcgaccctatgaatagggttttcatgaggctgagaggcagtgactggcccaaggtcacccagtgagcttcatggctatgtggggattcgaacccgggtctcccaggtcatagtcctgcaacctttcctcataggggagttgttccgtcctcttgatcattttggttacccttttctgaaccttttccagctctacaataaacatttttgaagTGAGGCGACTAGAACTGTATACATTATTCCAAATGtagtcacaccatacatttgtataacagcattatgatatcggctgttttattttcaatatctttcctaatgatccctagcgtgcaatttgcctttctcacagctgctgcacactgggctgacatcttcattgagctatcctattattattattattattattattattattattattattattattattattattattattaatttatatcccgcctttcctcccagtaggtgcccagggtggcaaataaaaacactctaaaacatcttaaaaacagactttaaaatatatttatacattaaaaaatcttcttgttaaaaaaacagctttaaaaacatcataaaagcaataccaacagagacgcagactgggataaggtctctacttaaaaggcttgttgaaaaagaaaagtcttcaaaaggcaccgaaaagatagcagagatggcgcctgcctaatatttaaggggagggaattccacagggtaggtgccgccacactaaaggtccatttcctatgttgtgatatctgcaggaggccctcgcctgcagaacgcagtgattgactgggtatataagggtgagatagtctttcaggtatcctggtcctgagctgtatagggctttgtacaccaaaaccagaaccatgaacttggcccagtagctaatgggcagccagtgtaattctttcagcagtgaggtgacatgctggtcataccctgccccagtgaatagtcatgctgctgcattttgcaccaacttcAGCTTCCGGACCACTACAACCCCAaagttcctggtcagtcaccgccagttcagaccccatgagtgcatATATGAAATTACAATATTTTTGCTCCAGTAAGGTATGAACTGATCAGGAAAGAAACaacagcccagcctggcctcctctTGTGCATTTAGTGGTACTTGATGAGTAGAAATATGGCCAGTGATTTTTTTCACAGCATGCACATAGAGTTTCTGCACATGGCATGGACAACAGCGCAACAGCCACTGCTTCAAAAGGGCAGCTAAAGCAGCCAGTGGGGACATGGGAGAGCTTCCAGTGCACTTCCACCATCAGAGCCAAGTGGAGTACACAACTAGCCCAACAAAGGATAATCCGAGGAGCTGGATGCCCTGCTGGGATTGGCACAGAAAGAATGCTCCTTTGGCACATTGATCTTTTATGGCCTCTCTTGCCACACGTACGTTTGCACATTGAAGCAACAGAAGGCATGATTGCCACCCTTTCTTGCCAGCCCTGCTCCTTGGCACATACATCAACAGAACTTGCACAGCAAAAGGGTGTGTGGGCATTTGATCTTGATGTcggttttggggagggggggatggtTTTCCCACAGTGTTGTAGGACAAAATTTGACTATGTCATCATCATAACAATGCAGGAagccttggattcctgcactgagcaaggggttggacgatggccttataggccccttccaactctactattttatgattctatgactcttgCACGTAGGGGTGGGGAAGTCTGTCAACttcggttctcatttttccagtcttaaattcagttctccacatttctgcagcatttgtgatttttttttttaaaaaaaatcctcacgaaaattctcctagcatttttgtgtgaatttctcctaataaacacattcttgcaagcaatttctcctaatgtaatgaatgtttgcatgccattttcactcttattcatttttatgcatgctttcccctaatatatgtaaatattggttggtgaattgcattgcaaaatttgaataaatgcattATTTTGAAGAACGGTTATGTTTTGGTTCTGATACTGCTTCAAAAattgcagaatttatcaaattcacactttccaaagcaatatgagaagtgaaacagccatccttaaaaattggcatttattagaattttgggatgcagctcgCCAacgaaacaatatttacaaaaatgcatatattaagggaaagtgtgcatcaaaatgaatacgtgagtgaaaataacatgcaagaaggcatgaaatgatgagcgatggcttgcaaaaatatgtatgtttgtcaaaactgcctacaaaaatgtgtttatttggagaaattctcactaaaatggtggagaattttcatgaggattttaaaaagaaattgcagattgctgcagaaatgtagaagaCTGAATTTAACACCAGAaaagtgagaaatggagagaaccgaaagcaacagatctttccatccctagcagaggCCTTGATTGTGCAGAACGACTGACAAAGGGCAGACCGTGATGCTAAGAAGACACAATTCAGCTTCCTAAACACCTTGGCTTCCATTTGGAAAGATAACAGGCTCCTCCTAGCCCATATGGTTCAGAAGATATGCTTGAAAGCATAGGGATCATGGCAAGTAAGTGGTCAGAAGCCAGAGGACCCTCTGATTCAGACTGCCACCTGCCAGGGGCTAGGACCTTTAACTGACAAAAGAAGAGGAGATGAGGCAAACTGGGGAAAGGAGGTAAATGCTCTCAATTTTCCATAATTTATACAGGTTGCACAATTCAGCCCTGTTGGGTACAGAATTTTGAGTATTGTTTTTTGTTTCAAGAACGCAAAACTTTTACAagcttttaatatgtaaatgtTATTGGTTTATCTTATATTAATTTTCGCcaagttttaaaatgtaaatgtcactgttttatccaatattaatttttaattgatgCCTAATGGATTTGTTACTTGATTTTATGAGTTTTATTTACACTGTATGAGCTTATATTGTTGTTCGCCGCTTTGAATTCAGTGAACGAAAGCGGGTTATaaattggcaaataaataaataaataaataaataacatagatCATAGCTGCAGGGTACAAATATTGGGCTGTTTTCCTCCCTGGACCCCCTTCCCAAAGGTTCCTAGATTCTCCTTCCCATGCAGCAGTGATGGGGAATCCGGGCTATCCTAGCTCTGCTTCAGCCTACCCAACCTTAGGACTACTAAGGGGGGAGTTACAGGTGAGATAGCCCTGGGCACAGAGCCATCGAGCCAAAAAAGTCTGTCAAAGAGAGACCTAAGGGTGCCACCCACCATTCCCTCCACTCCCAAGAGAACTGAGGGGGTGGACTTTGAGCCCCACTGAGGCCACCCACTCCCACCTCTGAGTACTCCTACTTGCCACCCTcagctcttactgggaggaagggctggatataaatcaaataatagatatatatctatatatgaatACCCACCCAGGCCTTAGATACTGTCAAccccgctccccccccccaaatttccgGCAACTACACAAAGGCTGAAGAGATCCAAGGTTCCCAAATTAACGTTTCTTGTCCACCCCATCGCTGCCGATGGGTCCGGTTTACTCTGCCACATCCACAATGAGAGGAGCCACGTAGTCCGAGTGGCGGATCCCGAAGGTCAAGCCACGTTGCAGGGTATActgtgggaggggggcaggagagaaggagaagatcATGGTTAGTCGCCACCAGCGGAGGGAAGGTCCTGGGGTGCTGAAGACTGGAGAATGTTTTAGGGGGCTGGTCAGGCTGCCCGCACACACACGCTCCTGTTTGCACAGATCATGGCAAGATTGATGCAGCTAAACTTACCCACAGGGGAAGAAGGTATTCCCCCtgtcccaccaccaccccataatATTCACATCTTTGCTGCAGGAAAACTAAGCACCCCCTACGTGAGAACCACAGAagtccttccaccaccaccccgcctcCCCCCCTCACCTTCTCGGGGCTGTAAGCTCCTGGGCCTGGCTTCACAGTGTTGTCCCCCGGGGGCATGTTGCGGGCGAGCATGCTGAAATGCGGCGGGCGGTTCTTGTAGATGCTGGGATCCACCAGGCGGTAGTTGCAGGGCCCTGGAGTCTGTCGTGCAAGGGGGCAAACGGTCACGAGCAGCCAGGCGTGCTCAGGAGAAGGCCCACCTCCACCCCGTGGCCCTCCAGCCCCTTCTGGGGTGCCCCCACCCTTATTATGGCCGTGTGGAGGTGAGGAGCAGGGTCCCGCTCCCCTCCCACGGGTCTAGAAAAGGCAGCTTTTTTTCTGGGTAATTCCACCTTCATCAAGTTGAGATAAACAACATTTAAAACTGGCAACTCAGTCACGTTTTCCAAGAAGTGGCCTTGCTAGATGaaagtaaaagcctttgttgcaaCACTTACAAACTTAACTAAATCTTGCAAAACATGAGCTGTGGGTAAGTCAAAACAGAATTCTTTGTAGTCCTTCAGCTCCTTTGTGTGCGGAATAGGATAAACGTTGCAAAAACCGAGCTGCTAAATAGTTTGTATCTTCGGCTTTAGAAACAAATGCAACAAGACCTCAGCGCCTTTGCCCTCAAACTAAGCAGGAGTTGGTTAGACTAGATTTTACAAGGAGAACaataaaagtgttttaaaatatgaCTATTTCCAGCTTATGGAATTCTTTTGCTTATGACCCAAATCAGGGCTCATATCAAAATAACTAGCCTAGTTCCCTCGAAtgtggtttcatcattttatggTTGCCTAAACCTCTTGCCCCTAAATCTCCCATTCCTGGCAGTTCTGTTGCTCACCTTGCTGAGGTCCTCGTAGAAGCTGCCGATTGTGCTGCGTCCGAAGATGGAGTAATTGGGGGCTGAGCTCTTGTTGATCACCTTCGGCCCAAGCACGGGGGGCAGGCCATAGGCCGCTGGCCCTAAGACAGCAAAGtgggggaggaagtggagagaaaaTATTCAGTGGGAAATCCTGTCTGCCTACTGGCAgatgaaaaaggggggggggttcagCAGCACAGCAGGAGAAGCGCCAAGCAAAGCCAGCAGAGCTCTCTGGGCCCCCACATCCTTGCAagcatcttggctgatggcagggatgtgtgtgtgcagcgtgcatccctgccatcagccaaggtggcggcagaggcttcagccccttagggaaacctcggcccccatcttggttaagggcagcgctgtgtgtgCTGTGCCCACACAGCCACACAACACAGCCGAGAAGGGTAggttgaggaaggcaatggtggggGCTCCGAAGTTCCTGCCCTGCGACATGAGGCAGCGACCCTGCCTCAAATCACGGAAGGGAGCGGAGATCCCAGTGCCCAGACAGGATCCACGTGTGGCTGGAATCTACCAACCAGGCCTTCTCAagggtgctttaatttggattataGACTGGTCCTGGAGGGGACGTTTTGTTAGGGCCTCAGAAAGGAGCAAGCTGATGGAGTCCTGTTCTCTCACCTGGCGTCTGGTCATAGTCAAAGTCCTTTGTCCGGGAGGCAAGAGAGTAGTTGGGAGCACTGGGATAGGCCAACTTCCCTGCTTTCTCTGGAGAATACCGGCCTGTGAAAAGCGAAAGACCAGGGCACATGACAAGGCCGAATCCATAACACCATCCTGCATCTTTAGACATGAGGCTTTGAGACTCAGTCTTGAGCATCCCCCCCATCCCCGCCTCCGATGATTGTCATTAATGGGAAACAGAGACATttgtttatatgccacttaatatcTGAATAAAGAATGCAACTAAAAAACTGCAGTCCCAGATAAATCAAATGAGACAGGTGAGTTTTCTGGCCAATGTAAGATTAACCACCTTCCTGCACAAAGTGGAGCACAGGAAGGTGtcttatcctgagtcaggcccttggtccatctagctcagtattgtctacactgattggcagcggctccccagggtttcaaacaaggagtctctcccagccctacctggagatgccagggactgaacctgggaccttctgcacacaaagcagttgctctgccactgagctatggccttccttAAGAGCCTAAGTGCTTGAGGCACGGGCCAGCCAGAGCAGCAAATCTGAAGCCCTCTTCAGGGGTTTAGAAGAGGGGAAAGTAAACACGTGATGGGGGTCTGCAGGGGACAAAGATGGTGGCTCTGCCACTCCATCTGACACCATCAGCTCATGAGTGGCCACTGTCTGCAGCAGGGAGTTCTCTGTATCTACGGATGCCCATCTTGCATTTTAGAGCCCCTATTTTCAAAGGTTCGGTGCAAACCTCAGGAATGACGGACGAGCTTCCCTGAAAGACAGCTGTCACCCACGCCACGGACCATCCCTCTTTCCCTCCCGGCAAATGTGCTTGAGGCCAGAAGGGTGAGAGAAGCCCCCTGTTAACCGAATCTTGTGTACACAAGAGAACatatcccagaatcctttgcagctTGCAGGGATTCCACAGCCAGCACCCTCAGTGCTCCTTTTCagacaagctgatgtggaaaaagTGTATTCCCCAAAGGAAGATAGTTGGAAAACTAAGCCACGTATTGTGGACTCGATGTTGCTCACACAAGTGTGTGTTTTGCAGTGCCCACATGATgatgtcctcatcaaaatgctgcCCCATCTCCACTCTTCCCCCCTTAATCTGGatgtactagggctgtgcaccagatctgGCCAAAGCCAAGAACATAATGAATCAGCCCAATTTGGGCTACTCTGGGATAAAATCCTGATTAAATATGTGGTGGAGGG
Proteins encoded:
- the LOC133363250 gene encoding ciliary microtubule associated protein 1A-like, producing the protein MTADVWVGSWRPHRPRGPIAALYSSPGPKYGLPTNVGYHQHDPSRFRAAAYSIGSRRSQNQESCSPGPGYLVPPNMTMRGKDGIPAYSIFGRPRDVVPFMTPGPGRYSPEKAGKLAYPSAPNYSLASRTKDFDYDQTPGPAAYGLPPVLGPKVINKSSAPNYSIFGRSTIGSFYEDLSKTPGPCNYRLVDPSIYKNRPPHFSMLARNMPPGDNTVKPGPGAYSPEKYTLQRGLTFGIRHSDYVAPLIVDVAE